One stretch of Pararhizobium qamdonense DNA includes these proteins:
- a CDS encoding site-specific integrase, whose amino-acid sequence MEMKHVEIRGDTYYFRIAVPRHLSESNTFGKRKHFCESLGVKITDENAEAKVLGKVLLLRKKYDAMFGRNEPSAEDFNLAAFTAFAKSFLGGNYTAATKAASAQEFVELVADRVEKFEKIDKPSETIVAVVSGGLALPALTMSQALERYRELSSEKFGLNTDKRASYKKWRPFVQAVDEWNSAMGKNHDVTKLKDADTWGYKEKLVELIAAKKFDLASGRKKIMWLRLITAKVLKVDYGIKTSPFDSVEFEGTAKKGKRPGFTNEECKAVLDRIISGKSSDDLKALNVISSMTGATCKELCLLTKSDIHLNEAIPYISIRPNELRDTVKSNGDRIRDIPVFGAALEWLKKFPDGFERYRRHNGSEALSAASNKIIDTVAEGKTFYSYRHRLATALRGSKCGDNLKNSIMGHSSRGFEMHYGETFPLENKLEALMKALAETPEQEVQKQAA is encoded by the coding sequence TTGGAAATGAAGCATGTTGAGATTCGTGGCGACACGTACTACTTCAGGATTGCAGTACCAAGGCACCTTTCTGAGAGTAATACGTTCGGAAAACGAAAACATTTCTGTGAGTCGTTAGGTGTGAAAATCACCGATGAGAATGCTGAAGCGAAAGTGCTTGGTAAGGTGCTTTTGCTTCGCAAGAAATATGACGCGATGTTCGGTAGGAATGAACCAAGCGCTGAAGATTTCAACCTTGCCGCTTTTACCGCTTTTGCGAAGTCATTCCTTGGCGGCAATTACACTGCCGCCACAAAAGCGGCATCCGCCCAAGAATTCGTCGAGTTGGTGGCAGACCGTGTCGAGAAATTCGAGAAGATCGACAAACCTTCCGAAACCATCGTTGCTGTCGTGTCTGGTGGACTCGCCCTACCCGCGCTCACCATGTCTCAGGCATTGGAACGATACCGGGAATTGAGTTCCGAGAAGTTCGGATTGAACACCGACAAGCGGGCGAGTTACAAGAAGTGGCGTCCATTCGTTCAGGCTGTCGACGAATGGAATAGCGCAATGGGCAAGAACCATGATGTCACAAAGCTAAAGGATGCCGACACTTGGGGATATAAGGAAAAGCTTGTTGAGCTAATTGCCGCTAAGAAATTCGACCTTGCCAGTGGTCGCAAGAAGATCATGTGGCTTCGCCTGATCACCGCCAAGGTCTTGAAAGTCGATTACGGAATTAAGACCAGCCCCTTCGACAGCGTAGAGTTTGAGGGCACAGCCAAGAAGGGTAAGCGTCCGGGCTTCACCAATGAGGAGTGCAAGGCGGTTCTTGATCGGATCATCAGCGGCAAATCGAGCGACGATCTAAAGGCACTCAACGTCATCTCATCAATGACCGGCGCTACCTGTAAAGAGCTTTGCCTTCTTACGAAATCTGACATCCACTTGAATGAGGCGATCCCCTATATTTCCATCCGCCCCAACGAGTTGCGAGATACGGTCAAATCAAATGGCGACAGAATCCGAGACATCCCGGTGTTCGGTGCTGCCTTGGAATGGCTAAAGAAGTTCCCCGATGGTTTCGAGCGCTACCGACGCCACAACGGAAGCGAAGCCCTCAGTGCGGCGTCGAACAAGATCATCGATACGGTCGCTGAAGGCAAAACATTCTATTCATACCGGCATCGTCTTGCCACGGCTCTGCGCGGGTCCAAATGCGGTGACAATCTTAAGAACAGCATTATGGGTCACAGCAGCCGTGGATTCGAAATGCACTATGGTGAGACCTTCCCGCTCGAAAACAAGCTTGAAGCACTCATGAAAGCACTGGCTGAAACCCCTGAACAGGAAGTTCAGAAACAAGCCGCTTAA